A window of the Henckelia pumila isolate YLH828 chromosome 3, ASM3356847v2, whole genome shotgun sequence genome harbors these coding sequences:
- the LOC140889724 gene encoding uncharacterized protein has protein sequence MANRRNPNNEDNQNNQFLAGLATLLQEQSRAQGEQIQHLIQAQAGGRNNNQPLLTNPIFKQFKDLEPQEFKGGADPLVAEEWVQSVETIFDYMQLTDADRVRCAIFMFRDDARVWWQGARSAVDMTTLTWNKFKDVFYGKYFTISTRTRLAREFLELRQGSMSIAEYVKKFERGRYFVPMISGNSAEELKHFTEGLNATIRRDVRLSGAQTYRAAVDEAMLSEKDGNDIIKESQAKRISYQGREQQGSSQKRSYQAPAQRRPQQQQRQNPNQARPQGQNQPNANAPRPANVPICQKCGKSHSGQCMLGTNTCFFCKRPGNFAKYCPQSKEPVKERVFAMTHDQVDPDSAIVSGMIRIADLPAFVLIDIGATHSFMSVSFMMKLRVFPNESISEFCVSLPSGEELKSSSVVRNCKVQMQSLVLCADFIVLKMVYFDAILGMDWLTRHEAIIDCKRKTVSVIDQNGKSLVFRTMSKKSAPGMISAGTAWQLLSNGCTGFLASLIGDLEVQRPKLGEVEVVKEFSEVFPDDVARLPPVKDADVQKTAFRTRYGYYEFLISFLGHIVSAKGIEVDPSKVEAIRNWVAPKNATEIRSFLGLAGYYRRFIQDLSKIALPLTFLTRKGVKFVWSDQCEKSFAELKERLMSAPVLAIPKGTCRFVVYTDASKSGLGAILMQDNKVIAYASRQLKELIAKIERMRLEVFEPMEVCTLAVLTVVPSLLERIRAGQAFDEQLTLWRNRDESKGGTLYTVKDGIVHHRGRMWVPVVDSLRVEVMTEAHTVPYSIHPVKIEHQRPAGLLKPLPIPTWKWEDVTMDFVIGLPVSTRRMNSIWVIVDRCRTPIHWDEVGERAVLGSEIVTQTVDVITKIRDRMLTAQSRQKSYADQRRRDLEFEVGDHVFLKVSPWKGIMRFGKKGKLSPRYIGPFEILEKVGARAYRVALPPNLEGIHNVFHISMLRKYVANPSHVIRHEPVEWTPDLSYEEMPVQILDRQVRNDDVDAYIDDYVTGHEEEVGIGPTGNA, from the exons ATGGCTAACCGTAGGAATCCGAACAATGAGGACAATCAGAACAACCAGTTTTTGGCTGGGTTGGCGACTCTGTTGCAAGAGCAGAGTAGAGCCCAAGGGGAACAGATTCAACATTTAATCCAAGCACAAGCGGGAGGACGGAACAACAATCAGCCGCTATTAACTAATCCGATCTTTAAACAGTTTAAGGATCTAGAGCCACAGGAGTTCAAAGGAGGGGCTGATCCCCTTGTAGCCGAGGAATGGGTGCAGTCAGTGGAGACTATTTTTGACTACATGCAGCTCACTGATGCAGACCGTGTGAGGTGTGCCATCTTTATGTTTCGTGATGATGCACGAGTTTGGTGGCAGGGAGCCCGTTCTGCTGTGGATATGACTACGTTGACTTGGAATAAATTCAAAGATGTGTTCTATGGAAAATATTTCACTATCAGCACCAGGACTAGACTTGCTAGAGAATTTCTGGAGCTCCGCCAAGGAAGCATGTCCATTGCCGAGTATGTGAAGAAGTTTGAGAGAGGGAGgtactttgtgcccatgatttcgGGCAATTCTGCAGAGGAGTTGAAGCATTTCACAGAGGGACTGAATGCCACTATTCGGCGAGATGTCAGGTTGAGTGGGGCACAAACGTACCGAGCAGCAGTGGATGAGGCTATGTTGTCAGAAAAAGATGGGAATGATATTATCAAAGAATCGCAAGCGAAGAGGATTAGTTACCAAGGGAGAGAGCAGCAAGGGTCTAGTCAGAAGAGGTCGTATCAAGCTCCAGCTCAAAGGAGACCGCAACAGCAGCAGCGCCAAAACCCCAATCAGGCGCGACCTCAGGGACAGAATCAACCAAACGCCAATGCTCCAAGGCCGGCGAATGTACCTATCTGTCAAAAGTGTGGGAAGTCACACTCCGGTCAATGCATGCTTGGGACCAATACTTGTTTTTTCTGCAAGAGGCCAGGGAATTTTGCCAAATACTGCCCGCAGTCAAAGGAGCCTGTCAAGGAAAGAGTGTTTGCTATGACTCACGATCAGGTTGACCCAGATTCTGCAATTGTCTCAGGTATGATTCGTATTGCTGATTTACCTGCATTCGTGTTGATAGATATAGGAGCTACGCACTCTTTTATGTCTGTTAGTTTTATGATGAAATTGAGGGTCTTTCCGAATGAATCTATTTCGGAATTTTGTGTGTCGTTACCCTCAGGAGAAGAACTGAAAAGTAGTAGTGTGGTAAGAAATTGCAAGGTTCAGATGCAGAGTCTAGTTTTGTGTgcagattttattgttttgaaaatGGTGTATTTTGATGCAATTCTTGGGATGGACTGGTTGACTCGGCATGAGGCTATTATTGACTGCAAACGGAAAACTGTCTCTGTGATAGATCAGAACGGGAAATCGTTGGTGTTCCGCACTATGTCTAAGAAGAGTGCACCAGGTATGATTTCTGCAGGAACAGCCTGGCAATTATTGAGTAATGGGTGTACAGGATTTCTTGCGAGTCTAATTGGTGATCTGGAGGTACAGCGACCGAAACTTGGGGAAGTGGAGGTAGTGAAAGAATTTTCGGAAGTCTTTCCCGATGATGTTGCGAGATTGCCTCCA GTAAAAGATGCAGATGTGCAGAAGACAGCATTCAGGACTCGCTATGGCTACTACGAGTTCTtg atttcatttttgggtcatatagtTTCAGCTAAAGGGATTGAGGTCGATCCATCTAAGGTGGAAGCGATTCGGAATTGGGTTGCTCCGAAGAATGCTACAGAAatacgaagtttcttgggtttagcaggctactacaggAGATTTATTCAAGACTTATCTAAGATAGCTCTACCATTGACTTTCTTAACTCGAAAAGGTGTGAAGTTTGTGTGGTCAGATCAATGTGAGAAGAGCTTTGCCGAATTGAAAGAAAGACTGATGTCAGCGCCAGTGCTAGCAATTCCCAAAGGCACATGTCGTTTTGTGGTTTATACCGATGCTTCTAAGAGTGGATTAGGAGCTATTTTGATGCAGGATAATAAAGTAATAGCATATGCATCTCGAcagctgaag GAATTGATTGCTAAAATTGAACGGATGAGGTTGGAGGTATTCGAACCAATGGAGGTATGCACTCTAGCAGTCTTAACAGTAGTACCTAGTTTGCTTGAAAGAATTCGTGCAGGCCAAGCTTTTGATGAACAGTTGACGTTGTGGAGGAATAGAGATGAATCTAAGGGTGGTACATTGTACACTGTCAAAGATGGAATTGTTCATCACCGAGGTAGAATGTGGGTGCCAGTAGTAGACTCACTGAGAGTTGAAGTGATGACTGAAGCCCATACTgttccgtattccattcatcca GTGAAGATCGAGCATCAGAGACCGGCAGGACTCCTGAAACCATTGCCAATACCCACATGGAAGTGGGAAGATGTCACCATGGATTTCGTGATAGGATTGCCAGTTTCAACGCGAAGGATGAACTCGATTTGGGTGATAGTTGACAG GTGTAGAACTCCCATACACTGGGACGAAGTTGGAGAAAGAGCTGTTTTGGGATCGGAAATAGTGACCCAAACAGTAGATGTGATAACCAAGATCAGAgacagaatgttgacagctCAAAGTCGACAGAAAAGTTACGCCGACCAGCGACgtagagatttggagtttgaagtAGGTGACCATGTATTTTTAAAGGTGTCACCATGGAAAGGTATTATGAGATTCGGGAAAAAAGGTAAATTGAGCccaagatatataggaccttttGAGATCCTAGAAAAGGTTGGGGCTCGAGCTTACCGAGTGGCACTACCACCCAACTTGGAGGGTATTCACAATGTCTTCCATATCTCCATGCTAAGGAAGTATGTGGCAAATCCCTCTCATGTTATCCGCCATGAGCCAGTGGAATGGACGCCAGACTTGTCCTACGAGGAGATGCCTGTTCAAATCTTAGACAGACAAGTTC gtaacgatGATGTGGATGCTTACATTGATGATTATGTGACTGGGCATGAAGAAGAGGTCGGGAtcggtccaacgggcaatgcatAA
- the LOC140887424 gene encoding protein EARLY RESPONSIVE TO DEHYDRATION 15, which produces MALVSGRRSSLNPNARPFIPAAVRQVEDFSPEWWNLVNTSTWFHDYWISQRQGEDEFAENDVSVGDDVIELLPDNIDLGVDEDILNMEAQFEEFLQLAESGHGNKAIKGVSENGFISNSDALVMSIGMPKQRDLKSPREPMRYWEKPAKHVSPKHSPRSIQQPR; this is translated from the exons ATGGCTTTAGTATCTGGAAGAAGGTCATCGCTCAATCCAAATGCACGGCCTTTCATCCCAGCCGCTGTGCGGCAAGTGGAGGATTTCTCACCAGAGTGGTGGAATCTTGTAAACACATCGACTTGGTTCCATGACTACTGGATCAGTCAACGCCAAGGAGAAGATGAATTCGCTGAGAATGATGTTTCTGTCGGGGACGATGTCATTGAATTGTTGCCTGATAACATTGACCTGGGTGTGGATGAAGATATATTAAACATGGAAGCGCAGTTTGAGGAATTTCTCCAATTGGCTGAGTCTGGACATGGGAACAAGGCGATCAAGGGAGTGTCCGAAAATG GTTTCATTTCAAATTCGGATGCGCTTGTGATGAGCATCGGCATGCCCAAACAAAGAGACCTGAAGTCCCCAAGGGAGCCAATGAGGTACTGGGAAAAACCAGCCAAACATGTTAGCCCGAAACACAGCCCACGATCCATTCAGCAGCCTCGCTGA